From Ptychodera flava strain L36383 chromosome 2, AS_Pfla_20210202, whole genome shotgun sequence, the proteins below share one genomic window:
- the LOC139115599 gene encoding metallophosphoesterase MPPED2-like: protein MAHTETKADISDSHVTVHPLTDKPTKLWSKLKVKSTVNKVTPLSHDAPKPEGHTRFVCVSDTHSQTHKMDPLPDGDVLIHAGDFTQEGLPQEVVKFNDWLGTLPYKHKIVIAGNHELSFDPVTIKSWQCMQRYDESELKDMYLKLTNCTYLEDSETNVLGFRIYGSPWQPEFFDWSFNLPRGQPMLDVWNKIPEGIDILITHGPPLGHGDKTMSEQRAGCMELLNTIQKRVKPKYHIFGHIHEGYGVTSDGYTTYINASTCTLRYRPINKPVIFDLPNPS from the exons ATGGCGCATACAGAAACGAAGGCTGACATCAGTGATTCCCATGTGACAGTTCATCCACTTACTGATAAGCCAACAAAGTTATGGAGTAAACTTAAGGTGAAATCCACAGTGAATAAAGTAACTCCACTCTCTCACGATGCTCCAAAACCTGAAG GTCATACAAGATTTGTCTGTGTGTCAGACACACATTCACAGACCCATAAAATGGATCCTCTACCAGATGGAGATGTTCTAATACACGCTGGAGATTTCACTCAAGAGGGGTTGCCTCaagaagttgtgaaatttaaCGATTGGCTAG GCACACTACCATACAAACACAAGATCGTCATTGCTGGTAATCATGAATTGTCCTTTGACCCCGTTACAATCAAATCTTGGCAGTGCATGCAGAGATATGATGAAAGTGAACTGaaagacatgtatttgaaacTTACCAACTGCACTTACTTGGAAGATTCAGAAACCAATGTTCTTGGATTCAGAATCTATGGTTCACCATG GCAACCAGAATTTTTTGACTGGAGTTTTAACCTTCCAAGGGGTCAACCAATGCTGGACGTATGGAACAAAATTCCTGAAGGCATTGATATCTTAATTACTCACGGACCTCCCCTAG gTCATGGAGATAAAACCATGTCAGAGCAGAGAGCTGGCTGTATGGAATTACTGAATACAATTCAGAAACGAGTGAAACCAAAATATCATATCTTTGGACACATACATGAAG GTTACGGAGTGACATCAGATGGCTACACAACTTATATCAACGCCTCAACATGCACCCTCAGATACAGACCCATCAACAAACCAGTCATATTTGATTTACCAAATCCATCCTGA